The DNA window GCTCTATGGTGTAGTACTCCGAATTGTACAATCAAAAGAATATACTGAAGAAATTATTCAGGACGTTTTCGTAAAAATCTGGAATTCCATTCATCAATATGATATCAGTAAAGGGAGATTCTATACCTGGATGATTAATATTGCCAGAAACACAGCGATCGATTATTTAAAATCAAAAAGTTTTCAAAACGAACTAAAAAACCAATCAATTCCGGATTTCGTATATAACAGTGCAGAACTTTCTACCACGAATGATGCATCTGATTTCATTGGTTTTAGTAATGTTCTTGAAAGTTTGGAATCTGATAAGCAGGAACTTATAGATCTGGCTTATTATCAGGGATATACACAGAATGAAATATCTGATAAATTGAAAATACCTTTGGGTACGGTAAAAACGAAAATGCGAAATGCATTAATAAAATTAAAGGATTTGTTAAAAGATTATCAATAAATTGAACACTAAGGAATACATATCATCCGGAATCATAGAATCTTATATTCTAGGTCTTGCTTCTCCAGAGGAGGCAGGTATTTTGGAGTGTGTGATGAAAAATAATGCTGAAGTAAAGGCGGCTTTTGAGGAAGCACAAAAAACATTGGAAGATCTTGCGACAGCACAGGCTGTAGCTCCACCTGTAGAATTAAAGTCTAAGATTTGGGCTAAGATTCAAAAGGAGCAAACTATTGACGAAATAAAACCGGTAGTTTTACAAAATGAATCCAATGTACATTCTGAAAAGGAGACAAAAGAAATTGTGGTTCAGAAAAATAATACTTGGAAGACATATGCTATTGCGGCTTCGGTGTTATTTTTAGTAAGTATAGCAGGGAATCTATTTTGGATGAATAATCAATCCAAAAACAAGGCAGATATAGCGAAATTAGAAACTGAAAAACAGTCTAAAGATCTGGCTTTGCAAAAGATGAATGAAAAATGGAATATGATGTCCAGCCCCGATATGCAATTGGTCAAGTTAAAAGGAGTGGAGAAACATGCAGATTCCAAAGCTATGGTTTTTTGGAACAAGAATACCAAAGAGGTCTATCTAAATGCTGAAGACTTGCCGAAAGCTCCGGCAGGAATGCAGTATCAGCTTTGGGCCATAGCAGATGGAAAGCCCGTAAATGCAGGAATGTATACAAAAGAAAAAGACAGTAAAATTGCTCTTGCCAACATATCTAAAGCCCAGGCTTTTGCCATAACTCTTGAAAAAGAAGGCGGAAGTGAGGTGCCTACAATGGAAAATATGTATGTAATGGGAGGTGTATAAAAATATGATTTACCATCTAAATAAAAAAACGCTCGAAAGAGCGTTTTTTTATTTATTTAATCATTGAAATATTCCCAGATAACTTTAGCCTTACTTTTACCCAGTATTTCTTCTAAAGTTTCCAAATTAGATTCTTTAATTCTTTTAACGGATTTTAATTTTGATAATAATAATTCTATTGTTTTTTCACCAACGCCTGGAATCTCTTCTAACTCAGATTTTATCGTAGAGTTTTTTCTTCTTGTCCTGTGATGCTTTACACCAAAACGGTGGGCTTCATCACGAACCCGTTGTAAGATCTTAAGTGTTTCAGATTTTTTATCAAGATACAATGGAATGGAATCCTCAGGAAAGAAAATTTCTTCCAACCTTTTAGCAATTCCAACAATAGTAATTTTTCCATACAGCCCTAATAATTTTAAACTTTTTATAGCTGAAGATAGTTGCCCTTTTCCTCCATCGATAAGAATAAGTTGAGGAAGTGGTTCGGCCTCATCCAACATTCTTTTATAACGGCGGTAAATAACTTCTTCCATAGTTGCAAAATCGTTAGCTCCTTCTACGGTCTTTGGATGAAAAATCCTATAATCTGCTTTACTTGGCTTTCCATCTTTAAAAACAACACAAGCAGAAACGGGATTGGTTCCTTGAATATTGGAATTGTCAAAACCTTCAATATGTCTTGGCTCCACAGGCATTCTTAGCAGTTTCTGCATTTCAGCCATAATTCTGTTGGTATGTCTTTCAGGATCTACGATCTGCACCTGTTTTAATTTCTCTAAGCGATACTCTTTTGCATTCTTTTCAGAAAGTTCTACGATACGTTTTTTATCACCCACTTTGGGAACGATCAACTTTACATTAGGAATTTCTACAGATAAATGGAAAGGGAGCAGTACTTCTTTGGAATCGGAGCCGAATTTCTGACGAATCTCGATCAAAGCCTCTTCCATAATATCCTCATCAGTTTCTTCAAGGATCTTTTTAATTTCCGTAGTGAAACTCTGAATGATATTTCCATTTCTGATTTTAAAGAAATTGACATATGCTGCGGTTTCATCACTGGTCATTCCAAAAACATCTACATCATCAATATTTGGATTTACCACTGTATTTTTAGCCTGATAATCTTCCAGGATATCCAGTCTTTCTTTAATAATTTGAGCATCTTCAAATTGTAAATTAGAAGCATGTTTCATCATCTGGTTAATCAGATAATCTTTGGCTTTTCGGAAATCTCCTTTTACTATTCCCCGGATGGAATCGATCTTTTCATCATATTCCGCTCTACTTTCCAGCCCTTCACAAGGCCCTTCACAGTTTTTAATATGGTATTCAAGACAAACTTTATATTTGCCATCTTCAATTTTATTCTGTGCCAGATTTAAATTACAAGTTCTCAGCTTATAAATATGCTTTATCGTATCCAGTAATATTTTTGCCGGACGAACCTTTGCGTACGGCCCATAATATTCTGAACCATCTTTAATAATATTTCTTGTCAGAAAAATTCTAGGAAAAGCTTCATTTTTAATACAAATCCAAGGATATGTTTTATCATCCTTGAGCATTACATTGTAAAAAGGTCTGTGTTCTTTAATCAGGTTATTTTCTAATAAAAGAGCATCATATTCACTATTTACAATAGTAGTTTCTAATCGTTGGATCTTTCCAACCATTATTTTAATCCTATAACCCGGTAGGTTTTTATTGAAGTAGGATAGAACCCTTTTCTTTAAGTTTTTTGCCTTCCCAACATACAATAGATGATCGTTTTTATCGTAGTAACGATAAACACCAGGTTCAGATGGTAAAGTTTTGAGCTGTAATTCTAAAGAAGGATTCATATAACAAAATTACGGAATCCATCCGGTATTTAAAAGAACAAAAAAACTGCAGAATTTTCTGCAGTTTTATCATATATGTTAAAATTAAATTTTATCCGTTGCTCATTTCAGTGTATGCATTTACTAAAAAACTGAAATAATCCCATTCAGTAGATTTTTTTGGATATTTTTTCATGAATTCAGGATTATCCCCAAATAAGAAGTCATAATTATCTTCAAAATCATCTTTATGAAGCCACATGATTTTATCTCCCTTTTTTACATAGTAAGATTTGATAACGCCACCACCAAGTTGAGGAGAGCCTCCGATTGAAAATCCACCTGTTTCTTTAGCTCTTGGATCATGATAA is part of the Chryseobacterium paludis genome and encodes:
- a CDS encoding RNA polymerase sigma factor, which codes for MKEKNEAGFHYLYDHYSGALYGVVLRIVQSKEYTEEIIQDVFVKIWNSIHQYDISKGRFYTWMINIARNTAIDYLKSKSFQNELKNQSIPDFVYNSAELSTTNDASDFIGFSNVLESLESDKQELIDLAYYQGYTQNEISDKLKIPLGTVKTKMRNALIKLKDLLKDYQ
- a CDS encoding anti-sigma factor codes for the protein MNTKEYISSGIIESYILGLASPEEAGILECVMKNNAEVKAAFEEAQKTLEDLATAQAVAPPVELKSKIWAKIQKEQTIDEIKPVVLQNESNVHSEKETKEIVVQKNNTWKTYAIAASVLFLVSIAGNLFWMNNQSKNKADIAKLETEKQSKDLALQKMNEKWNMMSSPDMQLVKLKGVEKHADSKAMVFWNKNTKEVYLNAEDLPKAPAGMQYQLWAIADGKPVNAGMYTKEKDSKIALANISKAQAFAITLEKEGGSEVPTMENMYVMGGV
- the uvrC gene encoding excinuclease ABC subunit UvrC, which translates into the protein MNPSLELQLKTLPSEPGVYRYYDKNDHLLYVGKAKNLKKRVLSYFNKNLPGYRIKIMVGKIQRLETTIVNSEYDALLLENNLIKEHRPFYNVMLKDDKTYPWICIKNEAFPRIFLTRNIIKDGSEYYGPYAKVRPAKILLDTIKHIYKLRTCNLNLAQNKIEDGKYKVCLEYHIKNCEGPCEGLESRAEYDEKIDSIRGIVKGDFRKAKDYLINQMMKHASNLQFEDAQIIKERLDILEDYQAKNTVVNPNIDDVDVFGMTSDETAAYVNFFKIRNGNIIQSFTTEIKKILEETDEDIMEEALIEIRQKFGSDSKEVLLPFHLSVEIPNVKLIVPKVGDKKRIVELSEKNAKEYRLEKLKQVQIVDPERHTNRIMAEMQKLLRMPVEPRHIEGFDNSNIQGTNPVSACVVFKDGKPSKADYRIFHPKTVEGANDFATMEEVIYRRYKRMLDEAEPLPQLILIDGGKGQLSSAIKSLKLLGLYGKITIVGIAKRLEEIFFPEDSIPLYLDKKSETLKILQRVRDEAHRFGVKHHRTRRKNSTIKSELEEIPGVGEKTIELLLSKLKSVKRIKESNLETLEEILGKSKAKVIWEYFND